The genomic stretch GGTACTCCGTCTGCCAGTGCAGGATGTTGCCGAGCAGCGTGGCCGCCTCGTCGTCGAGGTTGTGGCCGGTGGCCACCACGGTGTAGCCGTGCTCCCGGGCAAACCGGTTGAACAGGTGGCGCTTGGTGGTGCCGCACGCCGAGCACGGGATGCGGCGGGTGCGGCGGGCCAGTTCCTCGATGCCGAACCCCAGCTCCTCGGCCACCGACACCACGTGCAGCCGAAGCCTCCGGGCCTCGGCGAACGCCCGGGTGCGCTGCGCCGATTCCTCCGAGTAGGCGCCGATGCCGAGCTGGATGTGCAGCCCGTCGGCCGCATAGCCGAGCCGCTGCAGGATATCCCAGAGCGCCAGGCTGTCCTTGCCGCCCGAGACAGCCACCAGGATGCGGTCGTCCCGGGTAAACATCGCCTCGTCGGCGATGGCGCGCTGGACCTGGCGCAGCACGTGCTCGACGAAGTGGTCGCGGCAGAAGCCGGCGTTGTGCCGGCGCACCTCGACCGCCGCCGGCTGCCGGCACTTCACGCACTTCACCGGCGACCGCCCCCTCCTGCCCTATTGCCTTCTGCCCTCACAGTTTACCTCAGGCACAGGCTCGACGGCGGCCGCCGGCGCCATCCTACCGCTTCGGGAGCGTGCCTGTCCGGGCGGCCGGGTGCCCGCCTCTTAGCCGCCGGAGAGGGCGGGGCGCACCTCAATCTCGTCGGTATCCTCGACCACGGCATCCGAGGTCAGCAGGGTGTCGCCCCGGATGACGATGACCGTCTCAGGGTTGATGCGAAGCTCGTCGAGGATGCTCTTCACCGTCCTGGGGCCCTTAAATTCCCACTCCTGCCGCTTGGGGATGCGCATGCGCACCTTCAGGGCCCTCCGCCCTCCCCTCGGCCGAGCGGCCTTGCGGCGTTCGACGCCTGGTCTGCTCCGTAGCAACCCCACCATACGCCATTCCGAAAGCCTTTCA from Bacillota bacterium encodes the following:
- a CDS encoding MoaD/ThiS family protein — translated: MRIPKRQEWEFKGPRTVKSILDELRINPETVIVIRGDTLLTSDAVVEDTDEIEVRPALSGG
- a CDS encoding TIGR00269 family protein, whose protein sequence is MKCVKCRQPAAVEVRRHNAGFCRDHFVEHVLRQVQRAIADEAMFTRDDRILVAVSGGKDSLALWDILQRLGYAADGLHIQLGIGAYSEESAQRTRAFAEARRLRLHVVSVAEELGFGIEELARRTRRIPCSACGTTKRHLFNRFAREHGYTVVATGHNLDDEAATLLGNILHWQTEYLGRQAAAMPADGAGLVRKVKPLVRLAEREVAAYAVLQGIDYEVDECPMARGATSHLYKEVLNRLEEAAPGTKDQFLFGFYERGRRHFPREAPALRPCRVCGEPTPGEVCAFCRLAERARAAATPRSARS